One window of Brevibacillus choshinensis genomic DNA carries:
- a CDS encoding GNAT family N-acetyltransferase → MTVYLRPFQIPEDYVALSTFYNQLQPGSLTPDDLAAEDKQIPAQSRLFLDVNQQLGGFGRERIVAESTETKAVIGYAQIWRAPWTPPGCLSSLFYVEPEHRGQGVGTALLSHLIQWAKQQQADIVMSELKDWIPHSLAFVAKHDFTVDAHVFELHVDLDTFDAPEMEVMLSSLEQSGITFCTLADLSPIQEQSMEKIYHLYAETLKDNPGHVGELPELDEWRREAFPQDSCDPELVFIAADGERFVGVTTVFHTDQPSIKYTDYTGVAQDYRGRGIARALKLLSIHAVKKLGASTLSTETEAKNSPMQAVNRKLGYVPGKGHYRIIKCL, encoded by the coding sequence ATGACCGTTTACTTGCGCCCCTTTCAAATCCCCGAAGACTATGTCGCGCTCTCAACCTTTTACAATCAGCTTCAACCAGGATCCCTTACACCGGATGACCTGGCTGCGGAGGACAAGCAGATTCCTGCCCAATCCCGCCTTTTTCTTGATGTGAATCAGCAGCTAGGCGGCTTTGGCAGAGAGCGCATCGTGGCAGAATCTACGGAAACCAAGGCTGTGATCGGCTACGCGCAAATCTGGAGAGCTCCGTGGACACCTCCCGGGTGCCTGTCGAGCTTGTTTTATGTAGAGCCAGAGCATCGGGGACAGGGCGTAGGTACTGCTCTTCTCTCCCACCTCATCCAGTGGGCGAAGCAACAGCAGGCAGATATCGTCATGTCCGAGCTCAAGGACTGGATTCCTCACTCTCTGGCTTTCGTCGCCAAACACGACTTCACAGTAGATGCCCATGTCTTTGAGCTGCATGTGGATTTGGATACGTTTGATGCGCCAGAAATGGAAGTCATGCTCTCCTCACTTGAACAAAGCGGGATTACGTTTTGCACACTCGCCGACCTGTCTCCCATTCAGGAGCAATCTATGGAAAAGATATACCATTTGTATGCCGAAACACTGAAGGACAATCCGGGACATGTCGGCGAATTGCCCGAATTGGATGAGTGGCGTCGCGAGGCCTTTCCACAAGACTCCTGTGATCCTGAGCTTGTGTTTATCGCAGCAGATGGTGAGCGTTTTGTAGGCGTGACGACGGTCTTTCACACAGACCAGCCAAGCATCAAATACACGGACTATACGGGTGTTGCCCAGGATTATCGGGGACGCGGAATTGCTCGTGCCCTCAAGCTACTCTCCATTCATGCCGTCAAAAAGCTGGGGGCTAGTACCTTGTCTACAGAGACAGAAGCGAAAAATAGCCCCATGCAGGCTGTCAACCGAAAACTCGGTTACGTGCCGGGCAAAGGGCATTATCGTATCATCAAATGTTTGTAA